One genomic window of Quercus lobata isolate SW786 chromosome 9, ValleyOak3.0 Primary Assembly, whole genome shotgun sequence includes the following:
- the LOC115960915 gene encoding uncharacterized protein LOC115960915, translating into MGNCYALCKPSTDVTTKHGKVLQIVKMDGKILQFSSPILVKDMLVNFSSSGIGLSKEASEHLPPNYELKLGKVYYLLPSLSSVGTTSPAENMPSLAEKEKDNSVRRIKIVITKKQLQELLAKQASVEDVLSGLERKTCNNAFDSRTSWKPKLESISEGSE; encoded by the coding sequence ATGGGTAATTGCTATGCTCTTTGTAAACCCAGTACAGATGTTACAACAAAGCATGGGAAAGTTCTACAGATTGTGAAGATGGATGGAAAGATTTTACAGTTCAGTTCACCAATTCTTGTTAAGGATATGTTGGTGAATTTTTCAAGCTCAGGTATTGGTTTATCCAAGGAAGCTTCAGAGCATCTCCCACCTAATTATGAATTGAAGTTAGGCAAAGTTTACTACTTGCTTCCTTCTTTGAGTTCTGTTGGTACTACTAGTCCTGCAGAAAATATGCCTTCTTTagctgaaaaagaaaaagacaataGTGTAAGGAGGATTAAGATTGTTATAACAAAGAAACAGCTGCAAGAGCTATTGGCAAAGCAAGCATCAGTGGAAGATGTTCTGTCTGGGCTCGAGAGAAAAACGTGTAATAATGCTTTTGATTCTAGGACAAGTTGGAAGCCAAAGCTTGAATCCATCTCCGAGGGAAGCGAGTAA